The following are encoded together in the Bacillus sp. V2I10 genome:
- a CDS encoding histidine kinase dimerization/phospho-acceptor domain-containing protein — MSYIKGYAQVINKGLYNDEKEKQLYLEIISDEATRLTSLINDLFELAKMEEGKLDLHFEWLDLSDIISSSVNKVHLKAKEKGIKLEMDIPRNCPLVFTDGRRLEQASTASSN; from the coding sequence ATCTCTTATATAAAGGGATACGCACAAGTTATAAATAAAGGTTTATATAACGATGAGAAAGAAAAACAGCTTTATTTAGAAATTATTAGTGATGAAGCCACTCGTTTAACATCACTGATAAATGATTTATTTGAATTAGCAAAAATGGAAGAGGGTAAGCTGGATTTACATTTTGAATGGCTTGATTTATCCGATATTATCTCCAGTTCAGTTAACAAAGTACATTTAAAAGCAAAAGAAAAAGGGATAAAATTAGAAATGGATATTCCGCGTAATTGTCCACTGGTTTTTACGGATGGCAGGCGGTTAGAGCAGGCATCAACTGCATCTTCTAATTGA